In Paenibacillus dendritiformis, the DNA window TTGCCTACGATTCAGTATTTGGCGGAGCAAGGCGCGAAGATTATTTTGGCGAGCCACCTGGGACGTCCGAAGGGCGAGGTGGTCGAGTCGATGCGTCTGACGCCTGCGGCGAACCGTCTGAGCGAACTTCTCGGCAAGCCGGTGAAGAAGCTGGATGAGTCAATCGGCGAGCAGGTGCAAGCGGAGATCAATCGCATGAACGACGGCGATATTGTCGTGCTGGAGAACGTTCGCTTCCACAAAGGCGAAGAGAAGAACGATCCGGAACTGGCGAAGGCATTCGCCGCGCTTGCGGACGTGTATGTGAACGACGCCTTCGGTGCGGCGCACCGGGCGCATGCTTCGACCGAAGGCATCGCGCATCATCTGCCAGCCGTATCCGGCCTGCTGATGGAGAAGGAATTGTCGGTATTGGGCAAGGCGTTGTCCAATCCGGAACGTCCGTTCACTTCGATTATCGGCGGATCCAAGGTCAAAGACAAAATCGATGTCATCAACAAAATGCTGGAAATCTCGGATAACGTCATTATCGGCGGGGGTCTGGCTTACACGTTCTTCAAGGCGCAAGGCTATGAAATCGGCAAATCCCTGTGCGACAACGAGAAGCTGGATGTCGCTCTCGGCTTCATCGAGAAGGCGAAGCAGCTCGGCAAGAAATTCTATCTGCCGGTCGACATCGTCGTAACCGATGACTTCAGCGCCGATGCCAACACGAAGGTCGTCTCCGTAGACGAGATCCCGGCGGATTGGGAAGGCATTGACATCGGGCCGAAGACACGTGAAATCTATGCGGATGTTATCAAAAACTCCAAGCTGATCGTATGGAACGGACCAATGGGCGTGTTCGAGATCGAACCGTTCTCTCACGGAACGCGCGCGGTCGCTCAAGCTTGCGCGGAGACCGAAGGCTATACGGTCATCGGCGGCGGCGATTCCGCGGCGGCGGTAGAGAAATTCCATCTGAAAGACAAGATGGATCATATCTCGACCGGCGGCGGCGCGTCCCTCGAATTCATGGAAGGCAAGCAATTGCCTGGCGTAGTGGCATTGAACGATAAGTAAGGAAGTGAAGCGGCAGCGGCGGTCCCGCCGCTTCTGCT includes these proteins:
- a CDS encoding phosphoglycerate kinase; the encoded protein is MNKKSVRDIDVKGKRVFVRVDFNVPLEDGKITDDTRIRETLPTIQYLAEQGAKIILASHLGRPKGEVVESMRLTPAANRLSELLGKPVKKLDESIGEQVQAEINRMNDGDIVVLENVRFHKGEEKNDPELAKAFAALADVYVNDAFGAAHRAHASTEGIAHHLPAVSGLLMEKELSVLGKALSNPERPFTSIIGGSKVKDKIDVINKMLEISDNVIIGGGLAYTFFKAQGYEIGKSLCDNEKLDVALGFIEKAKQLGKKFYLPVDIVVTDDFSADANTKVVSVDEIPADWEGIDIGPKTREIYADVIKNSKLIVWNGPMGVFEIEPFSHGTRAVAQACAETEGYTVIGGGDSAAAVEKFHLKDKMDHISTGGGASLEFMEGKQLPGVVALNDK